In the genome of Gadus morhua chromosome 12, gadMor3.0, whole genome shotgun sequence, one region contains:
- the LOC115555439 gene encoding uncharacterized protein LOC115555439 isoform X2: MTVRLRRLAQGHLDAQRGGAGDRTSDLPVSLGEVLGGAVHLAQEGVPVAKVAAHQWAHWVDAMRHAGKELDSDLLVEGEAPRHGQVFRNPALARTFRELGESGKPGFYQGRVAQAIVDVIHQNGGVMTLDDLSGHDSEVVTPISTDYKGVRLWEPPPNSQGLAALLMLNILENLPLQDLGHNSVDYVHLLVQAVRLALTDALHNISDPDHVIIPLDSLLDKSHSRQLAQQISMDRASEVGAPAVTIQGDTVYFCVVDCQGNACSFVNSNYMGFGSGLVPRDCGFSLQNRGASFSLRRNHSNCIAGGKRPYHTIMAALVTGPASVGQKPRLLAALGVMGAMMQPQGHVQVLLNMLEFEMDPQQALDAPRVYVEYDQKADQWLVHLEEGFGKEVCDELRRRGHQVNWPITGFNRSRFGRGQIITVGDWWNPSVRQAAHPTRVLWAGSDPRADGCSQGY; the protein is encoded by the exons ATGACAGTCAGgttgaggcgtctcgctcagggacacctcgacgctcagcgaggaggagccggggatcgaactagcgaccttccg GTCTCCCTGGGCGAGGTGTTGGGCGGGGCTGTGCACCTCGCCCAGGAGGGGGTTCCGGTTGCCAAGGTAGCGGCCCACCAATGGGCACACTGGGTGGACGCCATGCGGCATGCTGGGAAGGAACTGGACAGTGACCTTCTGGTGGAAGGGGAGGCGCCACGGCACGGACAAGTGTTCAGGAACCCCGCCCTGGCTAGGACCTTCAGG GAGCTGGGAGAAAGCGGGAAGCCAGGCTTCTACCAGGGGAGAGTGGCTCAGGCCATCGTTGACGTTATCCACCAAAACGGCGGGGTCATGACCCTGGATGACCTCAGCGGCCATGACAGTGAGGTGGTCACTCCGATCAGTACAGACTACAAG GGCGTGCGTCTTTGGGAACCCCCTCCCAACAGCCAGGGCCTGGCCGCCCTGTTGATGCTCAATATCTTGGAGAACCTTCCGCTGCAAG ATCTTGGCCACAACAGTGTGGACTACGTCCATCTCCTGGTGCAGGCGGTCCGCCTCGCCCTAACAGACGCGTTGCATAACATAAGTGACCCGGACCATGTGATCATTCCTCTGGACAGCCTATTGGATAAGAGCCACAGCCGCCAGCTTGCCCAGCAAATCAGcatggacag GGCCAGTGAGGTGGGTGCACCAGCTGTGACGATACAGGGCGACACTGTGTACTTCTGTGTGGTCGACTGCCAGGGCAACGCATGCTCCTTTGTCAACAGCAACTACATGGGCTTTGGCTCAGGCCTTGTGCCGAGGGACTGTGGCTTCTCCCTCCag AATCGGGGTGCTAGTTTTTCTCTGCGTCGTAACCACAGCAACTGCATCGCCGGCGGTAAACGCCCATACCACACCATAATGGCCGCTCTCGTCACCGGCCCCGCCTCCGTCGGACAGAAGCCCCGCCTCCTGGCGGCCCTCGGAGTGATGGGCGCCATGATGCAACCGCAAGGACACgtccag GTGCTGCTGAACATGCTGGAGTTTGAAATGGATCCTCAACAGGCCTTAGACGCTCCCAGGGTCTATGTGGAGTACGACCAGAAAG CTGATCAGTGGCTGGTTCATTTGGAGGAGGGATTTGGCAAAGAAGTTTGCGATGAGTTGAGGAGGCGGGGCCACCAAGTAAATTGGCCAATCACAG GATTTAATCGTTCGCGATTTGGTCGAGGACAAATCATTACAGTTGGTGATTGGTGGAATCCATCTGTCCGTCAAGCTGCTCATCCAACCAGAGTTCTGTGGGCGGGGTCGGACCCCAGAGCAGACGGGTGTTCACAAGGCTACTAG